The Anoplolepis gracilipes chromosome 14, ASM4749672v1, whole genome shotgun sequence genome includes a window with the following:
- the Rig gene encoding gem-associated protein 5, whose amino-acid sequence MNEIMLPPSPNWFLSNILVCSKRGTVAWGAKNLIIIAKQKEGDPSLQYSIIKDCFKDKVTVLAFCPKLDSPDSPELLISGGDEDKVKVWNVDTLDLIVEFSFKDGKSIVGVDWSAKDNNLTYAVNSEGFLMYCYISYETSKIISLGKLTATCLASCPHDSNLVAIGSKSGLIYIVQKETILYKLRGHNEEIVSLSWCPSDINVLSGNDKRDLLLASGAKDRSVFIWKAGGDGRYETVIHLPNMPLPGSSHRGKLGTATGTWIAVCWVEPKVLLTTSSWSELLYWDLTNKSKPTYKLFHSYHSRGLFCIAAVPKNDVISDNWRTMSELTVWTLAQDRWIICCKRNSDPTKSAILEYKIPTQGGYIYCIGACSIDTSRIAFGVGDSMLRLWNLSEPHAKTFDVVTHWQKIKGKIRVVSWFPDDESTVAFGTGEGRVGVFNPIGTNKPPILYRQYHRKTIYKLEWAKLGSDYFLFSCAEGELVAYKKSAPNDEPISIILTGCTEFAWKSNLCMAIALENGSIMFYDQKLKKHNNTIYILRSIVNCLAWHPDSTATDEWTSLTANYLAVASNETIVIFDMSELIKEMEATSTEDRIEKEDNNEERRLHKMVATLNGHVDKVVCLAWSPHVSGHLVSGSYDNIAQVWNVGKQELMGTYMCHDGPVLCCMWSPLKPQLIMTGSSDFTLRIWDYTLPAQSSKQLSEIKMIKKLQKPQKKWSKNKTDEAENNSTVSNNPPLPDNTKSEVTPLKKKEKNTFFSTYNKLIHDRSKILNFITNNIRKSEQYKEDDITNLSLFSKKEDLVKIINHEKLTQDSSNAITEMNMLYDNLQNNLICAAKDQQLNDFLVSLAPSISMKMWKEMCEAYAHQLIRQCNVPKAVSYLLCIHKIYEAIEAFVDANMFKEGYVLARCKLDSDDPFLKKILKLWAEWSNFNGQLEQAAYCYVELKQFDKAAKILARRKDVHSLEVASELAFLSGDEVYGTSLILDAVTRALIISNWPKARSLITDLRQIQYLNVHIDAHETIMSTYNKESQSDLDLMRMWLIENENDRVLQTLKMKYNNSYYDALCKNENFNTMQNESKDTMMQLNTSYRIAIAATCDTKETQLKHLAAVLGDIFEETAIEYRRVTNERFLVCILVHLDFRKPTDEGSIYAESDYPVSQSVRTYLCIGLLNSLLNYSDQLLVKEETYFTKLVLNLLDDAINETTLSYHINIDRLGYLEAQLLTLLTLDDDVEYDDCSKKYKEEADKLRLNINKFKEERVCMPHPKIVFDKACSLADKLSDDTNRLLLLQSLDKLTKMKEIKSFELKENLSKKLEEVSKKTGENICETI is encoded by the exons atgaaCGAGATTATGTTGCCACCCTCACCAAACTGGTTTCTGAGCAACATCCTTGTTTGCTCAAAACGAGGAACTGTAGCATGGGGTGCCaagaatcttattattattgccaAACAGAAGGAGGGTGATCCTAGTCTACAGTATTCAATAATTAAGGATTGTTTTAAGGATAAAGTAACAGTATTGGCATTCTGTCCTAAACTCGACAGTCCAGACAGTCCAGAATTACTGATTAGTGGTGGCGACGAGGATAAAGTCAAAGTTTGGAATGTGGATACATTAGACTTGATTGTGGAATTCTCTTTTAAAGAT GGCAAATCAATTGTGGGAGTTGACTGGTCAGCCAAAGATAACAATCTTACATATGCAGTAAATTCGGAAGGCTTTCTAATGTATTGTTATATATCATATGAGACGTCCAAGATAATATCTCTTGGGAAGCTAACTGCTACATGCTTGGCTAGCTGTCCCCATGATTCAAATCTTGTAGCAATAGGCAGCAAAAGtggattaatttatattgttcaaaaagaaacaatattatataaactacgGGGACATAATGAAGAAATAGTCAGTTTATCATGGTGTCCTTCAGATATAAATGTCTTAAGTGGAAATGATAAGAGAGATCTTCTTTTAGCTTCCGGTGCAAAAGACCG ATCTGTGTTTATTTGGAAAGCTGGTGGAGATGGTAGATATGAGACTGTGATACATTTACCAAATATGCCACTTCCTGGTTCCTCTCACAGAGGCAAACTCGGTACTGCGACTGGAACTTGGATTGCAGTGTGTTGGGTGGAACCCAAAGTGCTTTTAACCACTTCTTCTTGGAGTGAACTTCTCTATTGGGATCTTACAAACAAAAGCAAGcctacatataaattattccattCATATCACAGCAGAGGATTATTTTGCATAGCTGCTGTTCCTAAAAATGATGTAATATCTGACAATTGGAGGACGATGTCTGA ACTCACGGTTTGGACTTTGGCACAAGATCGCTGGATTATATGTTGTAAACGAAACAGTGACCCTACTAAATCAGCGATTCTGGAATATAAGATTCCTACGCAAGGAGGATACATTTACTGCATAGGAGCTTGTTCTATCGATACTTCGCGTATTGCATTTGGTGTTGGAGACTCGATGTTGCGTCTATGGAACTTGTCTGAACCTCACGCAAAAACTTTTGATGTTGTTACACATTGGCAGAAGATAAAAGGGAAGATAAGagtg GTATCCTGGTTCCCTGATGATGAATCCACAGTGGCTTTTGGAACTGGAGAGGGTCGCGTTGGTGTATTCAATCCAATTGGAACTAATAAACCACCTATATTATACAGGCAGTATCATAGAAAAACTATTTACAAACTCGAGTGGGCTAAACTTGGATcggattattttttgttttcttgtgCGGAAGGAGAACTAGTAGCATACAAAAAATCCGCACCCAACGACG AACCCATATCCATAATCTTGACAGGATGCACGGAATTTGCTTGGAAATCCAATTTGTGCATGGCAATTGCGTTAGAAAATGG ATCGATTATGTTCTACGATCAAAAGTTAAAGAAACACAAcaatacgatatatattttaagatctATCGTGAATTGCTTGGCGTGGCATCCCGATAGTACCGCAACAGACGAATGGACATCGTTAACTGCCAACTACTTGGCAGTTGCCTCCAATGAGACTATAGTAATTTTTGATATGTCAGAATTGATAAAGGAAATGGAGGCGACGAGTACCGAGGATCGTATTGAGAAGGAAGACAATAATGAAGAACGCAGGCTGCACAAGATGGTAGCAACGTTAAACGGACACGTCGATAAAGTGGTATGCCTGGCTTGGAGTCCACACGTCAGTGGACACTTGGTGTCTGGTAGTTACGATAATATCGCACAG gTTTGGAACGTTGGAAAGCAGGAGCTGATGGGCACATACATGTGTCACGATGGACCCGTGCTGTGTTGTATGTGGAGTCCCCTTAAACCACAATTAATAATGACCGGCTCGTCGGACTTTACGTTACGTATATGGGATTATACTTTACCGGCGCAATCGTCGAAGCAACTTTccgaaattaaaatgataaagaagcTGCAGAAACCACAAAAGAAATggtcaaaaaataaaactgatgAAGCAGAGAATAATTCGACTGTATCAAATAATCCACCTCTCCCAGATAATACAA AATCTGAAGTAACgccattaaagaaaaaagagaaaaatacattttttagtaCATACAACAAGCTAATACATGATagatctaaaattttaaattttatcacaaacAATATACGAAAGTCAGAACAATACAAAGAAGATGACATTACAAACTTATCGCTGTTCTCTAAAAAAGAGgatcttgtaaaaattattaatcatgaaa AATTAACACAAGATAGTTCAAATGCTATTACTGAGATGAATATGTTGTACGACAATCTGCAAAACAATCTAATTTGCGCGGCCAAGGATCAACAATTGAATGACTTTCTAGTATCGCTTGCACCTAGTATTTCTATGAA AATGTGGAAGGAAATGTGTGAAGCATACGCGCACCAATTAATAAGACAATGCAATGTTCCGAAAGCAGTATCATATTTACTTTGTATACACAAAATTTATGAAGCCATAGAAGCATTTGTAGATGCTAATATGTTTAAGGAGGGTTACGTGCTTGCGAGATGTAAATTGGACTCCGATGATCCgtttttgaaaaagatattaaaattatgggCGGAATGGAGTAATTTCAATGGTCAGCTGGAGCAAGCAGCTTATTg TTACGTGGAATTAAAACAGTTCGATAAGGCAGCGAAAATTCTTGCTCGTCGGAAAGATGTACATAGCTTGGAGGTAGCATCCGAATTAGCGTTTTTAAGCGGTGACGAGGTGTATGGTACTTCCTTAATTCTGGATGCGGTAACACGTGCTCTTATCATATCAAACTGGCCGAAAGCGCGTTCCCTTATCACAGATCTTCGACAGAttcag TATTTAAACGTACATATAGATGCTCACGAAACGATTATGAGCACATATAACAAAGAGTCACAATCTGATCTTGATTTAATGCGGATGTGGTTGATAGAAAACGAAAACGATAGAGTGTTACAAActcttaaaatgaaatataataattcttactATGACGCCTTgtgcaaaaatgaaaatttcaatacTATGCAAAATGAATCAAAGGATACAATG atgcaATTAAATACTAGCTATCGAATCGCTATAGCGGCTACATGCGATACAAAAGAGActcaattaaaacatttagcAGCAGTATTAGGTGACATATTCGAGGAAACAGCAATCGAATATAGAAGAGTGACAAATGAAAGATTCCTCGTTTGTATCCTCGTGCATCTGGATTTTAGAAAACCAACGGACGAAGGCAGCATTTACGCGGAAAGCGATTATCCCGTGTCACAGAGTGTACGCACTTACTTATGTATCGGTCTTCTGAATTCGTTGCTAAATTATTCGGATCAGCTGTTAGTCAAGGAAGAAACATACTTTACAAAATTGGTATTGAATTTGCTGGACGATGCCATAAATGAAACAACTTTATCTTATCACATTAACATTGATAGACTTGGTTATCTGGAAGCTCAACTTTTGACCTTgt TGACATTGGACGATGATGTCGAATATGATGAttgttctaaaaaatataaagaggaGGCTGACAAACTGAGGCTTAATATAAACAAGTTCAAGGAAGAACGAGTTTGCATGCCACATCCCAAAATTGTTTTCGATAAAGCTTGTTCACTTGCCGACAAATTAAGTGATGATACTAATCGACTTCTACTTTTACAgtctttagataaattaaccaaaatgaaagagataaagtcatttgaattaaaagaaaatctgtCAAAAAAACTTGAGGAGGTATCTAAAAAAACAGGcgaaaatatatgtgaaacaatataa
- the Fatp1 gene encoding long-chain fatty acid transport protein 4, producing the protein MADTITSMSINNNNAMNVTQMVEKDCDIERGEGRFGVGVSPSAGHPRPASASTSVPSSAPTSAPRESSNARCDARATAVGVGRDVNVGTRQGQDAEQRSARAGVDAGPMDRRSEGDSASGSRWKAVGRFLRRFTLIMLLLAIVAGTLALVTIYMGPIYLVQLLLVVSVAYFVAGGRLRWIYVALRTLPRDSKGLLAYILMLWSIRGHEKKDRSVADIFRQLVNRHPNKICFIFEDQEWSFQQMEDFSNKIATIFKTHGYKKGDAVALFLENRPEFVGIWLGLSKLGIITSLINTNLRKSSLLHSLNIAKCQALIYGAEFFNAVTDIASSLDAKLALYRFGNYPNAMSIGLKEKDLNAILMDTSVTPPVVQEKGGHNDRLLYIYTSGTTGLPKAAIITSSRFIFIAAAVQYVGFLRKSDRLYTPLPLYHTAGGVMAAGQALLYGHTTVIRKKFSASAYFNDCLKYKCTVAQYIGEMCRYILAISPKKEDQEHNVRMIFGNGLRPQIWEEFVKRFNIPKVLEFYGATEGNSNIMNVDNKTGAVGFISRIIPSVYPISIIKVDEEGEPIRNSKGLCQVCEPHEPGVFIGKILPNNPTRAFLGYVDEKASEKKVVRDIFTKGDSAFLSGDILVTDELGYLYFKDRTGDTFRWKGENVSTSEVEGIISNLINYRDCIIYGVEVRGVEGRAGMAAIYDENGTLDVNKLSVDIKEQLPTYARPQFVRILTQIDLTGTFKLKKKDLQEEAYNVEKIQDKLYYLDTQLGYQLLTREIYDQIQQGKIKF; encoded by the exons ATGGCAGATACTATAACAAGCATGTCaattaacaacaataatgCAATGAACGTCACACAAATGGTCGAAAAAGATTGT GACATCGAGCGTGGTGAGGGCCGTTTCGGAGTAGGAGTATCGCCGTCGGCGGGCCATCCGCGGCCAGCGTCGGCGTCGACATCGGTGCCGAGTTCGGCGCCGACATCGGCGCCGCGCGAATCGTCTAACGCCAGATGTGACGCGAGGGCAACGGCCGTAGGAGTGGGGCGCGATGTAAACGTCGGTACGCGTCAGGGCCAGGACGCCGAGCAGAGGAGCGCACGTGCTGGCGTAGATGCCGGACCAATGGATCGGAGATCGGAGGGAGACTCGGCGAGCGGCAGCCGCTGGAAGGCAGTCGGCCGTTTTCTAAGACGCTTCACTCTCATCATGCTTTTGTTGGCGATTGTGGCTGGCACCTTGGCTCTAGTGACAATCTACATGGGTCCCATCTACCTCGTGCAGTTACTCCTAGTGGTTTCCGTTGCCTATTTCGTCGCTGGTGGCCGTTTAAGATGGATTTACGTCGCCCTGAGGACGTTGCCACGTGATAGCAA aggaCTTCTAGCTTACATTTTAATGCTGTGGTCAATACGCGGTCATGAGAAAAAGGATAGAAGCGTCGCAGACATATTTAGACAATTGGTCAATCGTCATCCTAACAAAATTTGCTTTATATTCGAAGATCAGGAATGGTCTTTTCAACAG ATGGAGGATTTTAGTAACAAAATCGCGACAATATTCAAAACGCATGGTTACAAGAAAGGAGATGCAGttgctttatttttagaaaatcggCCAGAATTTGTTGGGATTTGGTTAGGTTTAAGCAAGCTTGGCATTATAACGTCTCTGATTAACACCAATCTCCGTAAGAGTAGCCTATTGCACAGTCTCAACATTGCAAAATGTCAGGCGCTTATATACGGCGCAGAATTCTTTAACG CTGTGACAGATATCGCTTCGTCTTTAGACGCTAAATTGGCATTATACAGATTCGGGAATTATCCGAATGCAATGTCGATCggattaaaagagaaagatctGAATGCCATTCTGATGGATACGTCTGTAACACCACCGGTGGTGCAAGAGAAAGGCGGTCATAACGACAggctgttatatatatatactagtgGTACTACAGGTCTTCCAAAAGCAGCAATTATTACCAGCTCAAG atttatttttatagcagCTGCTGTACAATATGTGGGTTTTTTACGTAAATCTGATAGACTATACACACCTCTACCATTGTATCATACTGCTGGCGGAGTTATGGCTGCAGGGCAAGCTTTGTTATATGGACATACAACAGtaattagaaagaaattttcagCAAGCGCGTATTTTAATGATTGTCTTAAATACAAGTGTACG GTTGCTCAATACATAGGCGAAATGTGTCGGTATATCTTGGCAATATCACCCAAGAAGGAAGATCAGGAGCATAACGTTAGAATGATTTTTGGAAATGGGCTAAGGCCGCAGATATGGGAAGAATTTGTAAAACGATTCAATATTCCCAAAGTGCTTGAATTTTATGGCGCCACTGAAGGCAATAGTAATATTa TGAACGTTGATAATAAAACGGGAGCAGTAggttttatttcaagaatcaTTCCTTCGGTGTATCCTATTTCCATCATCAAAGTAGATGAAGAGGGCGAGCCTATACGCAATTCTAAAGGGTTGTGTCAAGTTTGTGAACCAC atgaaCCTGGTGTATTTATTGGAAAGATTTTACCAAACAACCCGACCAGGGCATTTTTAGGATACGTGGATGAAAAAGCATCTGAGAAAAAAGTGGTCCGCGATATTTTCACAAAAGGAGATTCTGCCTTCTTATCAG ggGATATCCTTGTGACTGACGAATTAGGATATTTGTATTTCAAGGACAGAACAGGTGATACATTTAGATGGAAGGGAGAAAACGTCTCCACTTCCGAAGTAGAAGGAATAATCAGTAATCTTATCAACTATCGAGATTGCATAATATACGGCGTTgag GTTCGAGGCGTTGAAGGTAGAGCAGGAATGGCTGCAATTTATGATGAAAACGGAACATTGGATGTAAATAAACTAAGTGTTGACATTAAGGAACAATTACCCACCTACGCTAGACCACAATTTGTCAGAATTCTGACGCAAATTGATCTCACAG GAACATTTAAGTTGAAGAAGAAAGATCTCCAAGAAGAAGCGTACAACgtagaaaaaatacaagacaaactatattatttagacACGCAGCTTGGTTATCAGCTATTAACACGAGAGATTTATGATCAAATTCAACAAGGCAAAATCAAATTCTAA
- the LOC140673412 gene encoding lipase 3-like translates to MANFRRIFSQLFKLFVDMRLIAIIRLLSFCSYLDKALADVTSGSSELEGITWPNWEQSNKEKFNLNVFLNTSEMIRRAGYPAESHVVTTKDGYLLTLHRIPGGNGSAPVLLQHGLLSSSADWLVLGKGKALAYLLADQGYDVWLGNFRGNTYSKAHISLSSLELRFWNFSFNEMGIYDLPAMITFITNMRSQPLHTYIGHSMGTTSFYIMASECPEIARRVKMMISLGPGAYINNMKSPLKYIWGEFETMQLFFRGEFMPHSDIWRSFSKYNQNLFTQKILVDIMFLLVGYDYEQFDYTLLPVILNHDPAGSSVKTVTHYAQGINSGKFRHYDYGQEKNLLIYNSSEPPDYDLTKIMVPIALYYSVNDWIFDIKDVQRLYRLLPNVVDQYEVPWPKFNHVDFIWAKDAPTLLYERILNLMKGKNVNNITSI, encoded by the exons ATGGCAAATTTTCGTCGCATTTTTTCCcaactttttaaattgttcGTCGACATGAGATTGATCGCGATCATACGTCTGCTATCGTTCTGCAGTTATCTCGATAAGGCGCTAGCAGATGTAACATCCGGATCAAGCGAGCTGGAAGGAATAACGTGGCCTAATTGGGAGCAATCGAACAAGGagaaatttaatcttaatgtCTTTCTCAATACT tcgGAGATGATAAGAAGAGCGGGTTATCCTGCAGAGAGTCATGTTGTAACGACGAAGGACGGTTATCTTTTGACATTACATCGTATCCCAGGTGGCAACGGTTCTGCGCCTGTACTGTTACAGCACGGACTTTTAAGCAGCTCCGCTGATTGGCTTGTTCTTGGCAAAGGGAAAGCACTAG CTTACTTATTAGCGGATCAAGGCTATGATGTTTGGTTGGGCAATTTTCGTGGTAATACCTACTCGAAAGCGCATATTTCTCTATCGTCGTTAGAATTAAGATTTTGGAATTTCAg CTTCAACGAAATGGGCATCTATGATTTACCCGCGATGATTACATTTATCACAAATATGAGATCACAACCACTTCACACATACATCGGTCATTCCATGGGTACAACTAGTTTTTACATAATGGCATCAGAGTGTCCGGAAATCGCACGAAGAGTGAAAATGATGATCAGCCTTGGCCCAGGAgcctatataaataatatgaaaagtcCGCTAAAATACATCTGGGGAGAGTTTGag aCCATGCAACTTTTTTTTCGTGGCGAATTCATGCCACACAGTGATATTTGGAGATCTTTTTCGAAATACAATCAGAATCTCTTCACGCAGAAGATTTTAGTAGACATCATGTTTTTACTTGTCGGTTACGATTACGAGCAATTTGATTAC actCTATTGCCTGTCATCCTGAATCACGATCCAGCCGGCTCCTCGGTTAAGACGGTAACGCACTATGCTCAAGGGATCAATTCGGGCAAATTTCGCCATTATGATTATGGACAGGAGAAAAATCTGTTGATATACAACTCGTCGGAACCTCCAGACTACGATCTGACGAAAATTATGGTCCCGATCGCGTTGTACTATAGCGTTAATGACtggatatttgatattaag gATGTACAGAGACTCTACCGCCTATTGCCTAATGTAGTGGACCAGTATGAAGTACCGTGGCCCAAGTTTAATCACGTTGATTTTATATGGGCCAAGGATGCACCCACACTTTTGTACGAGAGAATACTGAATCTTATGAAGgggaaaaatgtaaataatattacatcgaTTTAA
- the LOC140673420 gene encoding lipase 3-like has translation MTLSTFVYLLMFYGVFGEVPTDTIPNSIAFMEKKLMTSWKAKNNSDVILDTLEMIRKAGYPAESHVVTTKDGYLLTLHRIPGDNASVPVLLQHGLLCTSADWVILGKGKALAYLLADRGYDVWLGNFRGNTYSRAHVSLSPSESKFWDFSFNEMGIYDLPAMITFITKMRSQPLHTYIGHSMGTTSFYVMASERPEIAEMVQMMISLAPAVFLSHMKSPLKYLLPYWKEYKMILRFLFHDEFLPQSNLLRFLSKYGCDQNIVEKKFCANVIFVICGYDPEQFNYTLLPIILSHDPAGASAKTLLHFSQGYQSGKFRQYDYGREENMLKYNSPEPPDYDLANIKVPIALFYGLNDWLVNITDVKKLYRALPNVVDMYAVPWPKFNHADFMLAKNALKLVYNRVFMLMKEKNPNNV, from the exons ATGACGTTGAGCACATTTGTATATCTGCTGATGTTTTACGGCGTTTTCGGCGAGGTGCCGACAGACACGATACCTAACTCGATCGCATTCATggagaaaaaattgatgacCAGCTGGAAGGCGAAAAATAATTCCGATGTCATTCTCGACACG cTGGAGATGATAAGGAAAGCGGGTTATCCTGCAGAGAGTCATGTTGTAACGACGAAGGACGGTTATCTCTTGACGTTACATCGTATCCCAGGTGACAATGCTTCTGTACCCGTGCTGTTACAACACGGTCTGTTATGTACTTCCGCTGATTGGGTCATTCTTGGCAAAGGCAAAGCACTTG CTTACCTATTGGCAGATCGCGGATACGACGTTTGGTTGGGTAATTTTCGTGGTAATACCTACTCGAGGGCGCATGTTTCCCTATCGCCATCGGAATCGAAATTTTGGGATTTTAG cTTTAACGAAATGGGCATCTATGATTTACCCGCGATGATCACGTTTATCACAAAGATGAGATCTCAACCACTGCACACGTACATCGGTCATTCTATGGGCACCACTAGTTTTTATGTAATGGCATCAGAGCGTCCAGAAATTGCTGAAATGGTGCAAATGATGATCAGCTTAGCGCCAGCGGTCTTTCTAAGCCATATGAAAAGTCCGCTGAAATATCTTTTACCCTACTGGAAAGAATATAAG AtgattttgcgatttttattCCACGACGAATTCCTGCCGCAGAGCAATCTTTTGAGATTTCTTTCGAAATATGGCTGCGATCAAAATATCGTCGAGAAAAAGTTTTGTGCCAACGTGATATTTGTGATCTGCGGTTACGATCCCGAGCAGTTTAACTAT ACTTTATTACCTATTATCCTGAGTCACGATCCGGCTGGTGCCTCGGCGAAGACGCTTCTGCACTTCAGTCAAGGATATCAGTCGGGCAAGTTTCGCCAATATGATTACGGCCGTGAGGAAAATATGTTGAAGTACAACTCGCCGGAACCTCCCGACTATGATCTGGCGAATATTAAAGTTCCGATCGCGTTGTTCTACGGCCTTAATGACTGGCTGGTTAATATCACG gaTGTGAAGAAGCTCTACCGCGCACTGCCGAATGTAGTGGATATGTATGCAGTGCCGTGGCCCAAATTCAATCATGCGGACTTTATGTTAGCCAAGAATGCACTCAAGCTCGTGTACAATAGAGTATTCATGCTCATGAAAGAGAAGAAtccaaataatgtttaa